The genome window CAGGACTGCACACAGGGCCTTGCTGTGTGATGACTGGGATCGTTACGGGTTGAGGGTATGCTGAGTCTAAGGGAGGGCTTCACTGAAGGTGCCAGAAAGTGAGCTCCCAGGGTAAACAAactttatttcagaaaaacagGCGTGGGAAGGCAGTCCTAAAGGATGTGCCGCGTTccactttcttattttttgaaatttcgtCAGTTACCAAAACAAAGTTAGCCTGTGAAATGCTGCTTTTTAATCTGTTAAGTTAGCAAAGATTAAAGACACGCTATTGGTGTCTTACACACTGATTGGAATCTGGTTCTCTCACTTTGCTGGTGGGAGAATAAATTGGTACACCCTCTATGGAAGGCACTTTGGCAGTATTTATTGAAAGGTCCTCTACTCAGTCAAACTAAGATAACCAGCAGCTCTGTATTCAGTAAATGCTCCTCACTTAGCGACCACAGACACTGCAAATCTCTGATTTTCAGTGCAGAACTTAGCACCAGCAAACAATTGGCAGAAACCCAAACATCCCTCTGAAAAGGACTGGTTAAATAAAGTAGGATTACCCATACAGTTGACTGTGGGAGGGATGTAAGGTGAAGGTGTAACATCTACTAAGACGGGGGAATTCAGTTTTACAGCTTTGCCTGCAAATGCATCGATGCTGCCCGGAAGGGTGGGGGAAGTAGAATACTTGCCTCTGAGAGAGAgtctggttggggacctaagtgggaaggaaatttaAGCTTCATCATATACTTTTTTGTTTATAGTAGaatctctttctcattttttctttcgAAGGTCCAGTAGGGGGTTGAAGAAGCAGCACATTAGGGGAGGGGATCATGGAGGAACGAGAGGTGGGGAAGGCAGATGTTCGTGGCCTGCAGCAGGTGGCCCGCTGGCTGGCGGTCCTGTGGCCTGAAGGGTGCACAGCTTGATCCCCCAGCTTGGTGCAGGACGGATTGGCTGCCCCTTGACCGAAGCAGCAAGCTGCCCCTAGTCACTTCTGGTTGGctcagcattcaggatcttagtttcccaaccagggatctgtCCCACCCTCCAtccagtggaagcatggagttctaaTCACGGGATCTTCTAGGAGGCccctggtgttttttttttttcttttgcgtCCATTCCTGCGTTGGGAACCCAGTGTTCTTTCGCAACAGGAGAGAGGAAGAGCCCTTGAGAACTGGTCTGCGCTGGTCCTCGTGTTTGTCCTCTGGGGATTTTAGAATGCCCCGAGGGACTGGCTGTCTTTAGTCCCCTTTCCTTGGCTGAGGGGCCTCACGCTGAGGTTCACCACACAGGGGGTCCACCGGCTGGGTTCCCATGGGTTGGTCCATCTCTAGAACCTTCTGTCTCACAGCCATGCTAAAGGAGATGAAATGGGAAGGAGGGTCTTAGTTGTGAAGGAACACAGGTCGGGAGGAAGGAGGCCCCAAGTCTGGACCGTGGTAGGGAAGAGGGTGCTAGAGGCTTGAACCTCCGGGGAAAGCACCGGTGAGCGCGAGGGAGGCCCCAGAGCAGCGCAGCCAGCCCTGTGTGGCCCCTGGGTTCAACGCTTGCCCCGTGTCTTGCCAGCTGACAGCCGCGGAGCTGAGGTTGGGAGCCGTGGTCAGGATGGCGGAAGAGCAGGAGTTCGCCCGTCTCTGCAAGTTGCCCACGCAGCCCTCCCACCCGCACTGCGTCAGCAGCACCTACCGGAGCGCCCAGCACTCCCAGGCGCTGCTCCGGGGGCTGCTGGCCCTGCGGGACAGCGGCATCCTCTTCGATGTGGTCCTGGTGGTGGAGGGGAAGCAGCTCGAGGCCCACCGCATCCTGCTGGCCGCCTCCTGCGACTACTTCCGGTCAGTAGGCGCGCGTTCTCTGTTCTTGTTTGAAAGGTGGTGTCCGATACTGTATTTTCCAGAATGAATTTTCTAGCAGTAAGTGACAGTATCTTAGTGTGGTACagattttctttctactttactCTGGCTCcctgtcatttcattttaaagaacattCAGGCCCTTGGAAACGTTGAGAAGAATGTTCCAAAGAGCTGGACGCCTGTTGTTCCCACTGGGCCACGCTGGCTCTCGCTGCCTCTGTAACCACCACCTTTTTCAAGACCTTATGAGGCTTTGTGCCTTCATCTCAGCCGCACGCACTGTTCTTGTAACACTGTCAGGAAGCCCACTCGCGCCCCGGCTCCTCTGGGGACTCCCGTGAGGACTGAGGAGGGCGGCCAGCACTGCGCACACATTGTCCACATAGCCGCGTTCATACGCTTACCCGGCCGGCTGCCTCCTGCTCACACCTCCTCATACCGCGGGTGCTGTGACCCCCTGAGTTTCTCAGTCTCCTGCGTGAGGCTTGCCCAGCACCGGGCACACTGGGCAGAGCGGATGCCTCCACCCCGACTTGACCCAGCGAGGGGCGGCCCCCCTGCCGCCACGGTGAACAGGGCTCTGGGCCTGAGACCCTTTGCTCCGGCTCTATCCCGTCGGGTCCTTGTCTTTTCAAGGCTCAGCTATAGTTCTCGTCTTTGGATTTTAGAAGCTAATGAGCAAAATGTTTCTTTATGGTGTAAGTGCAGCCTGTTCTCCAGAAGGAGGATATGGAGAGGGCGACCCAGTGGTGGCTGGCGCCTTAGGGCAGGCGTGTCCAGGGACAGCAGCGTCCCTTTGGTTCATGGGCGTTTACTCTTCACAAGCTTTGAGATCCCAGGCAGCGGGCGGGGTAGGGTGGCCAGGAGCCCCCTCAGGGAGGCCTCAGAGCCCAGAAGGTCTGGCACTGGGGTCCCCCCGGCTCAGGGCCTCCTGGCCGCACCCTCGAAAGCCCTCCACGTGGAACTCCTCTCCCCACATCGACTGTCTGTCCCAGTCACGGCCCTTTTCCTGCAGGCAGGGGGCGGGCGCCGCCTCTCCTGCCTGCAGGAggcctcctgtgtctcccgcgTCCTCCAGGAGCCGTTCTCGGCCCTTGACAGCTGGCCCTGGGCGGGCTTCTGCTGGGAGGCGTTCTCTTCTCTGGCCTGGTCACTGTGCAGGCTGACACCCTCTCCCCCTGGGACCAGGGAGAGCCCAGACTTATCTCTGATAAACACGTGTGAAATGATGATTCCCAAGGTTCAGcgggtttttttctttattattcattttgcttATTAACTCAAGTTGAAATGATGCAGTGAGACTGGGAAAGGTCTCTGACGTGAGCGAGGGTGAAGCGAAGGCCTTTGGAGTCTGTGGGCCCATAGCTGGGCCCCGCAGGGGACATCTGTGGGGTGTCTGCCAGGCTCTTGGCGACGTGCAGCTGGGGCTGACAGCCCCCTGGTCTGCTCTGTGGTGTCAGCCAACACGGGAAGCTGAGTTATTCATGAATCAGAGTGTGAAACCCTCCGTGAGGCCCGGGCTCCTGGGGCAACAGACCCCCGTCCCTGGGCCTTGCTCGCAGAAGGGCAGCTGGTCCCTGTTAGGGAGCCTCTCCTCTGATGCAAGGCGCTTACCAGCCTGAGCTGGCGCGTGGGCCTCTCCAGACAGGCGAGGGGCGCGGAGTCGTGTCCAGCGCCCATGCCCGCCGCTGAATCACTGTCTGGATGGGAAACCGTGGCGCGCGCGGCTGTGCCCCTGCCCCCCGCCACGCTCACCCAGTCTTCAGCCTCCACACAGTGGCTCCTGCGAAGCCCATCTCAGACTTCTCAGCCCCAAACCGCTGATCCTCGCAGCTGCTCTGTTGTGCTTTGTTGGGTTCCAGGGTGTCGCTAACCCTCGGCCCTGCCCTCCGGAGGTCCCCCAGAGCTGCTTTGTTGGAGAGCTGTCCCGTCTGTCTAGACAGATGGTCTCTGAGAGGAAGGGGAGAGTTGGGTTCTTCTGCTTTACCCCAGTTTGTTTGTAAATCTAAAGTTTGGCACAAATTCATTAAACCATGCAGACTGTCCTGAACTGAGATGagacttctttatttttgttattcttttggtTGGGAAATACTGAGGTGCTGGATTCGAGGTGTTGGTTTTAGGCTCCCATGGAGGGTTGTGACATCATACGTGTGGCAGATAAGTGTTTTCTCCGGCTGAAACGTCTGGATTCCGGGACACACCTGGTCTCAAGGGTATGGAGGAGGTGTCTGGGTTGGAGGGAACTCCCCGCCTCCTCAGGGCCGAGGCAGCCAGTGGCGCCCGGTGCTGTCTGGTTGGGGCCTCCCGGCGGCGGGCACAGGCCGCAGTCTCTTTGTGGTCTGTGCTGCCGGTtgtcaggcatgtccgactcttggtgaccccgtggacagcagcacgccaggcctcctgtccatcaccaactcccggggcttgctcaaactcatgcgcatcgagtcagtgatgccatattaTCCCCTGTCGTACCCatgtcctcccgccttcaacctttcccagcatcagggtctttttcgatgagtcacttcttcacatcaggtggccaaagtattggagcttcagcatcagtccttggagTGAATActgagggctgatctccttgaggatggattGCTTGGATCTCTTGGGTCCGCGGGACTCGCAAGCGTGCTGTCTGTGTCCTCCACTTACGTGGTCATTCCCCGCCTGCTGGACACTTGGTGAacgtgtctctctcttttttttaaattgtgatttcTAGAAAACCTAAAGCTTGACCATTGTGACCATTTTCAGCGTGCAGCTCAGTAGTGCTCATTACATCCACTCTGGCGCAATCTCCGGAACCGGTCCACGTTGTGAAAAGGATCCTGTAGCCATGAAACAGTTCCCATGGCTCTCCTCCCAGCCCGGGCGGCCGCCTGGTATGGCCACCTTGTGCTTCTGTCTCCACGACTGCTCTCGGGACCTCACATGAATGGAATCAGGCAGTACTTGTCCTTTGAAGACTGGCTGCTTTCGCCGAACGCCGTGTCCCCAAGGCTCCTCCGGGCTGTGGCGGGTGTCGGTCGTCCTCTGCTGAAGCACGCGCTGCGGTTTGTCGCACTGCGGTTTGCCCGTTTCGTCGACGGACACCGGTCGTTCCCATCTCTTGGTTCTCGTGAGGCAAGCTGCTGTGAGCATGGGGCGCAGAAGTCTCTTGGAGGccctgctttcagttctgtgGGGTATGCACTCAGACGCGGAATTGCTGGAACACTCTGTAATTCTGTGTGTTATGTCTTGAGGAACCCCCAAACTGTCTTCTGcagctgcactaatttacattcacaccagcGATGCACAGAGGCTCCAGCTTCTTTAAGTTGAGGAAATAAGAGTCTAAAAGGAAGTGGGCGAAGCACCTGCACTCTtgggaagagaaagtgaaaacagCTGCTGAACCCGCGACCCAAGCCTCTGTCCGCTGTCCGCTGCCAGGTTTCTCCCTCGCCCCCTGGCGGCTGGAGCCAGCGTCCTCTCCCTCTGCTTCTAGGGGTGTCCAGGGCAGGCCCCCCGCTCCCGGTGGGGCTTCGTGACAGGCTGTGGCAGAGGCATCCAGGCGCGAGCACGTGGGGCACCCTTTGACCCAGCAGTGGCTCTCCTGGAACTGGTCCTGGTGTTCCCAGCAGCCCCTGGGGCAGAGCCGCCCATCGGGTAAACGACAGGAGACGAGAGGAGCCCGGGCCCAGCACGCGGCTGCGTCCTTTGGCACCTTTGCCCAGGGGCAGCCCTGTGGGTGCGGATAATCCAGGCTGTTTCCAAGATGCCCTGTGAAGGCGAAGCTGGGTGCGGATCCAGGCGTGGGCCCTGCCTCGGCATGGTGCCGCCCTGGGAGGGCAGCTGGGGGCCGGAGCTGAGGGCAGCCGGAGCGTTTCACCCTTTCATATCCTCTCAGTCTTGTGAGtctgcgtgtgtgcgtgcgtgtgtcgAAATGGAACATGGCCACTCTGGCAGCGTGCTGCTGTCCCGTTTCAGCCCCAAGGCTTCCCTGACCACCGCCGCTTCCTCTAGCCCCTGACTGACCCCGCAGCCGGGACGTTAAAAGGTGCCTGCTCTGTAGGGGCCGGGGCGGGCTCCTGCTGACCTCTTGCCCCTGGGTCCCAGCTACCCTTGGTCAGCCCCAGATCGGGTCTCCCCTCCGGATCCCCAGGCCTGCCGGGCCTCCTGCCCCCGCTGTAGCCTCTCCACCCTGCCCCATGGAGCCTGGAGTCTGAGGTCCCTAGGTCAAACCTGGGATCAGTTCCCCGACAGCACCTCCATTTCCTGGTGTCCGTCCAGACCCGACCCTGCCTAGCAGCATGTGGCCCAGGCTCCCTCCCCCACAGCGGCCAGCCTGCAGGGTCATCCTGGCCCTGGTCCTGGGCGCCCGCCACCTCCACGGCCTCCTCAGGGAGGGGCCCCTCGGGCTGGCCGCTCCTCCGGCAGACACCCCGTCTCAGTCCTGGACAGCAATTCCACACCCGGCAACGCCctgtcctctgtcgtcctccGGCTTTAGCTCCGTGCTCAGGGGTCTTCCGCTTGGCTTCATTGTGAAGTCGCCCCGTGACCGGGTCTCGGTGCTGAGTAGCCGCAGGGCGGGGGATGCTGAGTGGAGGACATTGACTTTTCCCATTCACCTCTCCCGCTGAGCCCCGGGAATCACACGGGTGGACGCAGCAGAAAGCCCGCTGGCCCCACGCCCGGGGGCGCACGTGCAGGTCCTAGGCTGTGTGAGATGGAGGTTTCCAGAATGGTCCCAGGCTTGGTCAGGAGCTGTGGGTGCCTCCATGGGATGGCTCAGGGTACGAGCCAGCCTCGGCCTGCCCCTCCGGCAGCGCCGTGGGCGTCACCCAGCCGTGCCCCGTCTTCCCTGCGCAGGGGCATGTTCGCTGGGGGGCTGAAGGAGATGGAGCAGGAGGAGGTCCTGATCCATGGCGTGTCCTACAACGCCATGTGCCAGATCCTGCACTTCATCTACACGTCCGAGCTGGAGCTCAGCCTGAGCAACGTCCAGGAGACACTGGTTGCCGCCTGCCAGCTTCAGGTGAGGCTCCGGCCTGAGGTGGGGAGCCCTCCCTTCACCCCTGCCACCCGGCTCTGTTTTGGGTTTAACTCGCTGGGCTTCTCTGCAGTGTTGATTCTAAAGCGAGTCTTGCCGGGTGTGATGCTTCCGAGTGCGCGGCCCACCGCCTCCTGGTGGTGTTGCCAGTGACTGTTGGGGGCTTGTCCCCCGCGTGCTGGCCCTCCGAGgtgccccagggatgggggtacCAGGCCTGGACACCTGGCCTGGGCTTGACGGCCCGCTCTGTCCACAGATCCCGGAGATCATCCACTTCTGCTGTGACTTCCTCACGCCCTGGGTGGACGAGGACAACATCCTCGATGTCTACCGGCTGGCCGAGCTCTTCGACCTGAGCCGCCTGACTGAGCAGCTAGACGCTTACATCCTCAAGAACTTCGTGGCCTTCTCGAGGACTGACAAGTACCGCCAGCTGCCCCTGGAGAAGGTCTACGCCCTCCTGAGCAGCAACCGACTGGAGGTGTCCTGCGAGACGGAGGTGTACGAGGGCGCCCTGCTCTACCACTACCCGCCAGAGCAGGTGCAGGCCGACCGGCTCCCGCTGCACGAGCCGCCCAAGCTCCTGGAGACCGTGCGCTTCCCCCTCATGGAGGCCGAGGTCCTGCAGCGGCTGCACGACAAGCTGGAGCCCAGCCCGCTGAGGGACACCGTGGCCGAAGCGCTCATGTACCACCGGAACGAGAGCCTGCAGCCCAGCCTGCAGGGCCCACAGACCGAGCTGCGCTCGGACTTCCAGTGCGTCGTGGGCTTCGGGGGCATCCACTCCACGCCGTCCACTGTCCTCAGCGACCAGGCCAAGTACCTGAACCCGCTGCTGGGAGAGTGGAAGCACTTCACCGCGTCCCTGGCGCCCCGCATGTCCAACCAGGGTATCGCGGTGCTCAACAACTTCGTGTACCTCATCGGAGGGGATAACAACGTGCAGGGCTTCCGCGCTGAGTCCCGCTGCTGGAGGTAGGGGCCCCGGGCCGGGGGCTCCCTGTGGCGTTGGATCCTCCCACTCATGTCTCCTCTCCTGGGAAACCCACGCCCACTCCCCAGGCACCGCCACCTTCTGGCGGGTGCGGGGCTGCAGAGAGTGCCGTGGCAGGAAGGGAGGGTCCGGGCCTGGGAGCACAGCCACCCTGGCACCCTCTGCCCTTGCAGCCCGGCCCAGCTTCCCTCTCCTGTGCCCTTAGCTCCACTCTGCTAGCTGCACAGCCTCCTTGGAAGGTGGCTGCCTGTCAGCCCGCTCCCCCAGCACACAGTCCTCAGCCCAGGGGCAGGGCAGGCCCACAAGCCCCAGCGCATCTCAGGCCATATCCCTTCCCCGCCAGCTCTGCTGTCAGCCGTGTGCTGGGCGCGAGGTCCAGAGCAGGCCGTGCTTTCTGTCTGTGAGGCTGGGATCTTCCGAGCCTGTTCCTT of Bos indicus isolate NIAB-ARS_2022 breed Sahiwal x Tharparkar chromosome 17, NIAB-ARS_B.indTharparkar_mat_pri_1.0, whole genome shotgun sequence contains these proteins:
- the KLHL22 gene encoding kelch-like protein 22 isoform X1, which produces MAEEQEFARLCKLPTQPSHPHCVSSTYRSAQHSQALLRGLLALRDSGILFDVVLVVEGKQLEAHRILLAASCDYFRGMFAGGLKEMEQEEVLIHGVSYNAMCQILHFIYTSELELSLSNVQETLVAACQLQIPEIIHFCCDFLTPWVDEDNILDVYRLAELFDLSRLTEQLDAYILKNFVAFSRTDKYRQLPLEKVYALLSSNRLEVSCETEVYEGALLYHYPPEQVQADRLPLHEPPKLLETVRFPLMEAEVLQRLHDKLEPSPLRDTVAEALMYHRNESLQPSLQGPQTELRSDFQCVVGFGGIHSTPSTVLSDQAKYLNPLLGEWKHFTASLAPRMSNQGIAVLNNFVYLIGGDNNVQGFRAESRCWRYDPRHNRWFQIQPLQQEHADLCVCVVGGYIYAVAGRDYHNDLTAVERYDPATNSWAYVAPLKREVYAHAGAALDGKMYVTCGRRGEDYLKETHCYEPGSDTWHTLADGPVRRAWHGMATLLDKLYVIGGSNNDAGYRRDVHQGRPTPPSGCAESIRPLTLGLAKWWPFQLPDQGLNLGPRQGKCESLPLDRRVLPKRVLVVIMTQWPATAADPGSGPPSAHSRPGMGSRASLCSTAGSMCWAAAHTTAAAARAMCTSTTQAGTAGRRGRSWTTPSQAWPPACSPCRGPCCSSPPGGPLTAARPTQTSRPR
- the KLHL22 gene encoding kelch-like protein 22 isoform X4: MAEEQEFARLCKLPTQPSHPHCVSSTYRSAQHSQALLRGLLALRDSGILFDVVLVVEGKQLEAHRILLAASCDYFRGMFAGGLKEMEQEEVLIHGVSYNAMCQILHFIYTSELELSLSNVQETLVAACQLQIPEIIHFCCDFLTPWVDEDNILDVYRLAELFDLSRLTEQLDAYILKNFVAFSRTDKYRQLPLEKVYALLSSNRLEVSCETEVYEGALLYHYPPEQVQADRLPLHEPPKLLETVRFPLMEAEVLQRLHDKLEPSPLRDTVAEALMYHRNESLQPSLQGPQTELRSDFQCVVGFGGIHSTPSTVLSDQAKYLNPLLGEWKHFTASLAPRMSNQGIAVLNNFVYLIGGDNNVQGFRAESRCWRYDPRHNRWFQIQPLQQEHADLCVCVVGGYIYAVAGRDYHNDLTAVERYDPATNSWAYVAPLKREVYAHAGAALDGKMYVTCGRRGEDYLKETHCYEPGSDTWHTLADGPVRRAWHGMATLLDKLYVIGGSNNDAGYRRDVHQVACYSCRSGQWSSVCPLPAGHGEPGIAVLDSRIYVLGGRSHNRGSRTGYVHIYDAGRDRWEEGPQLDNSISGLAACVLTLPRSLLLEPPRGTPDRSQADPDFASEVMSVSDWEEFDNSSED
- the KLHL22 gene encoding kelch-like protein 22 isoform X7, which produces MAEEQEFARLCKLPTQPSHPHCVSSTYRSAQHSQALLRGLLALRDSGILFDVVLVVEGKQLEAHRILLAASCDYFRGMFAGGLKEMEQEEVLIHGVSYNAMCQILHFIYTSELELSLSNVQETLVAACQLQIPEIIHFCCDFLTPWVDEDNILDVYRLAELFDLSRLTEQLDAYILKNFVAFSRTDKYRQLPLEKVYALLSSNRLEVSCETEVYEGALLYHYPPEQVQADRLPLHEPPKLLETVRFPLMEAEVLQRLHDKLEPSPLRDTVAEALMYHRNESLQPSLQGPQTELRSDFQCVVGFGGIHSTPSTVLSDQAKYLNPLLGEWKHFTASLAPRMSNQGIAVLNNFVYLIGGDNNVQGFRAESRCWRYDPRHNRWFQIQPLQQEHADLCVCVVGGYIYAVAGRDYHNDLTAVERYDPATNSWAYVAPLKREVYAHAGAALDGKMYVTCGRRGEDYLKETHCYEPGSDTWHTLADGPVRRAWHGMATLLDKLYVIGGSNNDAGYRRDVHQNSGEMEKGDKNS
- the KLHL22 gene encoding kelch-like protein 22 isoform X2, which gives rise to MAEEQEFARLCKLPTQPSHPHCVSSTYRSAQHSQALLRGLLALRDSGILFDVVLVVEGKQLEAHRILLAASCDYFRGMFAGGLKEMEQEEVLIHGVSYNAMCQILHFIYTSELELSLSNVQETLVAACQLQIPEIIHFCCDFLTPWVDEDNILDVYRLAELFDLSRLTEQLDAYILKNFVAFSRTDKYRQLPLEKVYALLSSNRLEVSCETEVYEGALLYHYPPEQVQADRLPLHEPPKLLETVRFPLMEAEVLQRLHDKLEPSPLRDTVAEALMYHRNESLQPSLQGPQTELRSDFQCVVGFGGIHSTPSTVLSDQAKYLNPLLGEWKHFTASLAPRMSNQGIAVLNNFVYLIGGDNNVQGFRAESRCWRYDPRHNRWFQIQPLQQEHADLCVCVVGGYIYAVAGRDYHNDLTAVERYDPATNSWAYVAPLKREVYAHAGAALDGKMYVTCGRRGEDYLKETHCYEPGSDTWHTLADGPVRRAWHGMATLLDKLYVIGGSNNDAGYRRDVHQGRPTPPSGCAESIRPLTLGLAKWWPFQVACYSCRSGQWSSVCPLPAGHGEPGIAVLDSRIYVLGGRSHNRGSRTGYVHIYDAGRDRWEEGPQLDNSISGLAACVLTLPRSLLLEPPRGTPDRSQADPDFASEVMSVSDWEEFDNSSED
- the KLHL22 gene encoding kelch-like protein 22 isoform X3, which encodes MAEEQEFARLCKLPTQPSHPHCVSSTYRSAQHSQALLRGLLALRDSGILFDVVLVVEGKQLEAHRILLAASCDYFRGMFAGGLKEMEQEEVLIHGVSYNAMCQILHFIYTSELELSLSNVQETLVAACQLQIPEIIHFCCDFLTPWVDEDNILDVYRLAELFDLSRLTEQLDAYILKNFVAFSRTDKYRQLPLEKVYALLSSNRLEVSCETEVYEGALLYHYPPEQVQADRLPLHEPPKLLETVRFPLMEAEVLQRLHDKLEPSPLRDTVAEALMYHRNESLQPSLQGPQTELRSDFQCVVGFGGIHSTPSTVLSDQAKYLNPLLGEWKHFTASLAPRMSNQGIAVLNNFVYLIGGDNNVQGFRAESRCWRYDPRHNRWFQIQPLQQEHADLCVCVVGGYIYAVAGRDYHNDLTAVERYDPATNSWAYVAPLKREVYAHAGAALDGKMYVTCGRRGEDYLKETHCYEPGSDTWHTLADGPVRRAWHGMATLLDKLYVIGGSNNDAGYRRDVHQLPDQGLNLGPRQGKCESLPLDRRVLPKRVLVVIMTQWPATAADPGSGPPSAHSRPGMGSRASLCSTAGSMCWAAAHTTAAAARAMCTSTTQAGTAGRRGRSWTTPSQAWPPACSPCRGPCCSSPPGGPLTAARPTQTSRPR